GATCCATGACCCAGATGCGATCGCTTTTCCCGTAGCGTGCTTCCATCGTTTCGACGATGTGTTCCACGGTAGTAACGTCGGCCGTATTGCCGGCAAACACCTTGTATCCCAGCGGCATTCCGCATCGAGACACCACCAGCCCGATGCAGACCTGCTTGCAGTCGCTGCGGTTATCGCGCGAATAGCCACGCTGAGCCAGCGGATTGTGTTCGGCCTGACCTTCGAAGTAGGTACTTGTGATGTCATACATCAGCAGGTCGTATTCGAGATCGAACAGATGGCCAAGGCGATTCTTCAGATGCGTTTCCAATGCGTCCTTGTGTGGCAGCAACTGATCGAGCGTGCGGTACAACCGATTGTCGTCCACGCGGTCTTCGCTCACGCCGAGCAGATCGGGCAGCGCCGTTTTCGGATACCATTGTTCGGCCGTGAACAGTTCACTGGCGGGTTCGAGGAGCCGGGCAATGATCAGAATCAGCGAACTCACATCCCAGCCGACCAGTTCGCGACCTTCGGGGATCGCGTTGTTCAGAAATGTGTCGAGCTGCAGCGTGCGAATCAGGTGCAGAGCCATCCACGGTCCGCCGAACTGCCGCAGGTTTTCCACACGAACTCCGGCGGCGTTGACTTCAACCCATCGCGGAGCGACAGCCGTCGCGTCGTCATCAAATTCGAATTGCATCTGTCGACTGAGCGGCTGCGATCGATCGCCCGTTGCCGCCGTAGCATCGGTATCGGCCAGAACTTCCGCCGCCTGCTGCACACCCAGTCGCCCGGCTTCGTCAAGCTTCCCCAGCCACGCGACCACCCGTTGCCGCGGCCCACTGGCCGAGCGATACGATTCGACCAGCGCCCAGTAGGCGTGGCGACGACCGTTTTTGATCCGATGGCATTGGCGAATGAACATGATCGCAAATGCTACCGACGGATCTCCGACCAACCAGATCAGAGGTCGTCACTACATCGTGTTTCAGATTTCAAACGCTGGACTTTCGGAAAATCGATGACAAAAACACGCCCAATAAATTCTCTGCAACCACATTTTGTGCCGCTGCTGGGGAAGTTGGGTTAATACAAGATCGATACAAAAAAAGCCCGTCTCGCTGATGTCAGCAGGACGGGCTTTTGGTCTATTCAGGCCAAGGCGTTTGCCATCCTATTTGATTTTGATGGCGTACAGACGCGACCTGTCTGAAACGTACATTCTGCCGTTCGCGATTGTCGGCGTGCTGTAGATTGACGAATTGAAGGTCTTGGTGGCCACTTCTTCAAGCTTATCGCCAGCCTTCAGAATGATCATTTCGCCGTCCTCATCGCCCAGTAGGACGTGGCCATCGATCACCATTGGTGAACCCCAGACCGCTGCGAACGTGTCAAATACCCATTTCTGCTTGCCGGTCTTGAAGTCGATGCAGTGCAGAAAGCCACTTAAGTCTGGGGCATAGACCAAACCATCCGAGATTGCCACGGTGGAAATTGTGCGACGGAAGATAAGGCCGTTTTCTTCGCCCGTCACGCTGCCGTCCTCATCGACGCCACCATAGTGCCAGATCTGACCGCTGTTTGGGTTCTCTTTATAGCTCTCGCCATCAGCAATCATTGGGCTGACGTCACCCTTCTTTGTTGCATCGATGCGAAACAAGTGACCGACGCCTTCTCCGTGTTCCGGGTCCTGACCGACGGCCAGAACAATGCTGCCGTCTTTGAAGACAGGCGTGGAGATAATTGCGTTTCGAGTTCCTCGACCGCCCAGTTCCCATGCGGAATCTTTCGGGTTGAGGTCAAACCACCAGATCAGCTCGCCGGATTCAACATCGTACGAATACAGCACACCGTCGCCACCGGGCATAAAGACCTGAGCCTTGCCGTTGACTTCACCGATGGCTGGTGAACCCCATTGTCCGTGCAGAATGTTGTTGAACGGTGCCGGAGCTTTCGAATCGAGTGCTGGAGAATTGTCTTCCCAAACGACTTCGCCAGTCTTCTTGTTGACGGCGATAAAGCAGGGAGCTCGCGGTGACGGTACTTCAAGGTGAGCTTCATCCACACCATTGGAGGTGACCAGCAGAATCAGGTCGCCGTGAATCACGGGTGAACTTGTTGCCAAGTTGTGAGGAAACACACCCAGTTCTTCGATCATGTCGAGCGACCAGACAATATCTGCATCCAGTTCCTCGGTGTCCGCTTCGTCTTTGTACGGCCCATTGTTCTCGCCATCGTGGAAACCTTCCACGTCGATACACATCAGTTCGCAGCGATTGGTTGCCACGTACAAGCGGCCGTCTTCGATGCACGGAGTCGAGCAGATGCCCTGCTCCGGCCAGTCGTTGACTCGACCCTGAGGCAGCTTTTCACGAGTCAGCTGCCACAGGAACTTGCCGTCTTCTTCGTTGAAGCACAGTACGCAACCGCGGTCGCCCTTGTGGTTTTCGCGGTACTCACCACCGTTGTTGGTGCCGACAAAAACCTTGCCGCCAGCGACGATGGGATTGCCGTAGGTTTGAGATCCCAGAGTGGCGGTCCAAAGAATGTTCTTGCCGTCCTTCGCGTCTTCGGCAGCCTCAAAATCCAAGCTAATGCCGGTCGTTGAGTTAACCATGTTGCGCGACGGGTCACCGCCCCACATGCTCCAGTCGCCAGACGACTTGCCTGCCGCCGCTTCTTTCGGTGCCGGCTTTGCAGCGGCTGCTTTAGGTTCGGCAGCCGCTTCTTTGGCAGCCTCTTCCTTTGCGATCGCTACTTTGGTGGCAGCCGCTTCTTCTGCCTTTGGTGTCGCGGCAGCCGTGTCTTCTTTGGCAGGGGCTTCTTCTTTCGGCGCCTCAGGTTTTTCTTCGGTCGTGGCCGGTTCCTGCATGTCTGGCTTTTCGTCGACAGCCGGTGCGGCAGCTTCTTCCGACGAATCTTCTGTAAGTTCCGGTTCGGCGAGTGGCTCCTGATCCGGTTCGAACGGAGCTCCACCGCCTACGCCGCTGCCACCTTCGGGCTCAACCATATCATTTTGAGCGGCCGGCGGGGCACAGCCGGAAACAACAATTGCCGCCAGTAACGGCAACGCTAACCAATGGGTTTTCATTATAGGATTTCCTTAAATCAGGTGATTCAACAAATGGGGAGATACTGCTACGAGGCAGACTCTATTCCGTGACCATCACGTTGTCGAAATAGCATTCCGCCAGCGAGTACGTGTACAGGCCAGGAGCTCCATTCAGATTTGCATGCGGGTCGACCGCTTCGATCGTCCACTCTTCGGGTTCGTCCGTACCACGTTCCCATACCTTGCCGTAAATATGAGCTCCATCATCCTTAATCCCGACGGTGACTTTCATGGTGTACCACTTGTCAGGATCGGATCGGAACTTCACTTCTTTAGCCATTCGCAGATGCGGAGCCCAGCTTTGAACCTGCACCTTGCCGGTGTTGCCTTTAAGAATCAGGTTGTAGCGATGAGCGGTTAGCCCGATGCTGGGCAGCTTGCGTTTTTCTTCTCGCATCAGCACATCCGCCTGAACGGTGTACCCTTTCTGTTCCGGGAAGCCGATCCACATGTTGGCACTGGGTTTCCCTTTGCCAACCCCTTTGATCAAGGCCGTGGTGCCGTCAACTTCTGATGGTTGCAGCTTCAGAAACGCATTGATCCACGTGGGAGGAACCTGCTTGCCTTTGTAGCCTTCGAAGTCCCATTTCCACGGCATCGGCGGGAAGGTTCGCATACGAGCAACAGACGTCAATTCGCCTGACTTCGCTGTGAGTTCGAAACCCTGTTCCGGAGCATCTTCAGCAACGGTCAGCTTCTTGCCGTCAATTTTGACGCCCTTTACGCCTTCGGCCACGCTGATCTCAGCATCGACTTCACCGATCAGACGCCCGTTCTTGTCGAAGCCAAGAATGGTGTATTCCTGTTCGCCACCTTTGAAGACTCGCGCCTCATAAGGTCGAATCTGAATCGATGCAACTTCACTGCCCGCGTCTGATTCTTTCAACGGTGTGATTTCGTGCTGAGTACGTTTGCCGGCATTTTCGTTTCCAATCGCAATCGTACGGTCGCGAGTCACAAAGAAGACTCGACCGTCAGAAACAGCCGGAGTTCCATAGATCTCGTCCAGGCCGTTGCCGTCAGCGGCTGTCAGAGTGACTTTTGACAGCGATTCGCATTTTTCGCGAGACACCTTCAGGATGTGAATATTGCCGTTCACTTCCATCA
This DNA window, taken from Fuerstiella marisgermanici, encodes the following:
- a CDS encoding PQQ-binding-like beta-propeller repeat protein — its product is MKTHWLALPLLAAIVVSGCAPPAAQNDMVEPEGGSGVGGGAPFEPDQEPLAEPELTEDSSEEAAAPAVDEKPDMQEPATTEEKPEAPKEEAPAKEDTAAATPKAEEAAATKVAIAKEEAAKEAAAEPKAAAAKPAPKEAAAGKSSGDWSMWGGDPSRNMVNSTTGISLDFEAAEDAKDGKNILWTATLGSQTYGNPIVAGGKVFVGTNNGGEYRENHKGDRGCVLCFNEEDGKFLWQLTREKLPQGRVNDWPEQGICSTPCIEDGRLYVATNRCELMCIDVEGFHDGENNGPYKDEADTEELDADIVWSLDMIEELGVFPHNLATSSPVIHGDLILLVTSNGVDEAHLEVPSPRAPCFIAVNKKTGEVVWEDNSPALDSKAPAPFNNILHGQWGSPAIGEVNGKAQVFMPGGDGVLYSYDVESGELIWWFDLNPKDSAWELGGRGTRNAIISTPVFKDGSIVLAVGQDPEHGEGVGHLFRIDATKKGDVSPMIADGESYKENPNSGQIWHYGGVDEDGSVTGEENGLIFRRTISTVAISDGLVYAPDLSGFLHCIDFKTGKQKWVFDTFAAVWGSPMVIDGHVLLGDEDGEMIILKAGDKLEEVATKTFNSSIYSTPTIANGRMYVSDRSRLYAIKIK